CAGTGATAAGGAACATTTACACTCTCTTCTCGGGAAGTGAGGTACCTGTAGCAGCCAAGAATCAAGAAATCATGGACTTGTATGACCCATCTACGCCTCTTCCACCATGGTTCTCCGAGGAAGATCTCTCAATCTATGCATCCTTATATGAGAAATCTGGGTTTCGATTTGCATTGCAGGTTCCATACAGGTAAAGAAAAGTCCACCCAAGTAGTAGGCACTGTTAAGGCCTCGTTTGTTAATTTCTATAAACAAGTGAGAAAGGAAACCAACAagatcaaaccaaacaacctGAACTAATTTGATTTTGATAAAATCGACAAAATCTCCCAAAACTATTGACATTCAGACATTTTTTTGCTTGTTATTCCTTAATTTGGTGCAGATGCTTGATCTATTGCTATGGTATAACTGACCCAAAAATCAAAGCTCCATCGCTGCTAATTATGGGTGAGAAGGACTATGTCTGGAAATGTCCAGGGATAGAGGACTGTATAAGGGGTGGGGCCATGAAGCAGAATGTACCTGATTTAGAAATCACATTGGTAACTGAAGGGAACCATTTTGTTCATGAACAACTTCCACAGCAGGTGAATCACCTCATCATCACCTTCCTCGACAAGCATAGTGTCTGATGAGGATACTCTATCCTGAGCTACTACAATAAATCCGATACTTTGAAAAATAGATTGCCTACATGGCATATGCTAATGGTTCGtctaaatttcatttttgcaTGGGAATAAGCACCATAACCTCTTTCGATTACTCTTTCAACTCCTGTGTGTGATTACTTTAAAAACAATGCATATGGTATATGTTTGCGTCCAGTTTAGTAAGATGGCACCGACACACTCATGCCTGCATCTTGATATCGAAAAAGTGTTTattgattaaaatataattattcagaAAAGCTCTTGTTTTGTCATCTGTATTTGCTTATAATTAGCTTAACCTGGGACAGGCTTATTTTCTCATCTCCATTCACTTAGCTTAACCTACCTCCATACCTGGATTTAGAACGTTACACCGATGGGCATCAGACATGAACTTGGTGGAAAAATGGCTAAGAGTGCAATGCAGGGGTCCGGGGACAAACAGAAAAGACAAGCGCAAAGCATCACAAACATGGCAcgcattaaaagaaaataagcaaATTTTGAACCCCAAATCCAAGTGGAAACCATGTCAAACACTCTAGGTTTGGATAAGTTCATGATCGACATTGCATATGCATCTGGAAGTGTAACCACTGTTTAAGGCCATTGTAACAGCAGCTTAAATAAGAAACACAATAATGATAAGAATTTAGGAAGGAATGACTCCGGATGTTGTTATATGATGTATAGACATCATCATCATATTTAGAAGCTTTGCCGACATCTCTCGAGCATAAAATGCATCAAGTTTAAAAGCGTCACGGGTAAACTCAAAATCAGCTTGTTTAAAGAGGTAAAGTTTAACATGAGATTCCCACTAGGAAATAACACGATTGCAATGTTAGAACCAAAGTTTGATCAGATTATATATACAAGAACTGAATATTGTGAGCaaactaaatttttatacataagCTCCCTTCCatcgtataaatatttttagagatCATAAGCTGGAAATTTAGCCTGAGAGGGATCAATCAAGTCAAGAAAAAGATAAGCCATGCCTCCAGTCCCTTCAAACAATGAGTAGGGGTTATCACCTCCATGCATCTCTCCCTCTGCAATGAGTTTGTAGGCTCTGTCGAGcagaaagcaagaaaaagcTTTAGCCCTGTATAAGAACTCAAGATTGCCTGTAAGTTGGTAAAGGGAGAGGAACACATATGCATTCCCACTAATGCCATGACAAATCCCAACTCGCTTGAGCAGCCCACGGTTCCACACTAACTCTGCTGCATCTGCAGCTGCTTTCAGAAATTCCTCATCTCCAAAAACCTGAGTGCACATAATAGCTTAAATTCAACACAaagcaattaaaaaaagagCGGAGAAAGGAAAGAATATCAGAACAAgatgatgatttttttcttataagttAGGAACAAGACTCCAATTTAAGTTCACTCATAAAGGGAAATACAAGAATAAACCCTTTGTCAATAAGATAATTACGCCAGCAATCTTCTCTTAAGTTAACCAACTTAAATCGTTCAGGCCAAAGAATTAGAAATATTGCAGGTGCTACATTATTGAGACAAGTGAAAATACGATTAAGCCAAGCAAGTGCTTGAAACCGCACTACAAGGACTTAAGTTATTCAACATATAGCCCTGAGCGTGGCTTTGACTGCAGGAATGGGGTGCGCCCAGAGTGGGGCCCCCCTTGACCTTTCATGTCCAGCCTCATTATGCTGGACGTTAAAATTGCATTGAAGTGGCCACTTCATAACAAAATGAGAGGCTGACCTTTAAAAGCCAGCAAAGGGGGCACGGACAAACAAGCTCATGGAGAGCTCCTTCCGTTTTGTCCATTGTTctaatctctctctcaactATCTTAATTCTCTCTAGTCTGGCATTTAGACTGTAGAATTTGTTAGTGTTGCTCTAGTATTACCACATAGCACACTCCACCATCGACAAGGATGATTTCAGACAAAAAATGATGACTGTGGAACAACCGCAATCGATCTATGATTTGCCGCTTGAGGTAAATGCTTCTAGTATGTACTCTGATCTATTTTTTCTACTTTGGTATTAGAGCCAAAGTCGGTTGTTTcctatttaaattttgatagtattttttttccaaagtttTTTTAGATGCTTTGTGTATGctggaatttatttttccttccagAGTGCATGAGGCAGCACAGTTCTAACCATACCACGTGAGAGGTGGTTTATGTAACACTCGCCACTTGATGGATGCCAAGCATTGTTAATGCAACCAAAGGACCGCTGCACAGGCAACAGCATGCACTGGAGGGTACTTTGAAACCCGGTGCTACAAGCGCTGCAGGAGACACCAGCGCACACCGCAGTGCAAATCATGGGTGCTACAAGCACAGGAGCCATGTCCATCACCTCAGCGCTGCGTGCACCAGAGGGCAGCGGCGTGCACCTGAGGTGCTGCAGCACCAGGTGCTGATGCTGTGGACCAAGCAGGGTGGTACACAGCATTTTGACGGTGTGCATTGCACCCATGAGCATCGATGGTGCACAATGTGCAGAGCTCGCAATGTGGCTCGTGACTTGCTCCATCACATGCAGAGCTGAGTGCACCATGGTGGAATGGCAACGGGAAGCAGCAGCACTGCCATGAAGGGCTGCTCTACAGCACACCCAAGAGGCAGAGCCATCGGCAGCACCATCCTGCATCTCTCATGGCTCTGCTCGCACCAGCTTGCTGTGTTACTGATGGCTCTGCCCACACCAGCATGCAACACCACGTGGAGCAGCGCAGCGCCGAACATGGTTCTGCACAGCACCAGCTGGGTGCAGTGAAGTACATGGCGTTACGCAGCACCAGCGGGGTGAAGCGTGCTGCCCATGGTGGTGCACATAGGAAGAGCCTGTGCAATGCTGGCAGAGTGCAGTGCTGCATGCTGTGATCCTTGTGGTGGCGCTGCACTGCTGCTACAAATTGTGACATTGCCATTAATGGCCGCCGAGCTGCAACCAGTAGAGGCGGGCAATCTTCTTCCGTCACAGGTAACCATTGGGTGGTGGAGGAAGATGAACAGTAAGGTTCCCTTTTTTGTGATGGATTTGGGCTATGGGCTACAAACGGATTAAGGCctctttttttagttttttttttttattgtctgGACTCAAAACAGGCTAATTTAAATCATTCTAAAACTGGCCCATGcgattttttggtttatttgatgaaaaaaaaaaaaaaggagggctCCATTTGGAGTGGGCCGTGAGTTCAACAATTAGAGGCCCAAGCAGGAGCTGGGTGCGCTGGAAAGGCGCGGCCCACTAGCTGTGGCCAAACCTAATGGCACTGGATGCACAGGGTAAAGCTCAAAATTTTTGGGGCTAAATGCTTGGATGGTGGTTTGAAAGAACTCCTAGCATATACCAATAAGCTTGACTCTTAGGCTACAGCTCAACTTTACTATGGATGCTTAAAACttacattatattatttatacagCATGGAATTGTGCCATGATTATATGACGTCTTTCTGAAATATTTGTTGGTATGTTTCTCTAATATTCCATCATTTTAAACGTgtgattattattaatttaggcATTTCATTTATGTTCTAAGTTGCCTAAATTGCCATTTTTGTGGATAATGGAATATTTTTGGGCTAAGTGTGATTACATGTAACTATGAGCTTATTTTATCATTAGTATTTGTTAGGCTAATTTTAGGAATTAGTCTTCATATTTTAGGATGTGATAAAATCATAAGATTGAGGATCAAGTAGCCCGGGTATGTACAGTCCATGCTAATGATTAGCCCGAGTGGTGctcccattttttcttttacaggTGTGCTCGATGGTCACAAAGTCTATTTGGCAATATGAACAAAATTGAGAACATATTGATAGATGCAGACCTAAGGTCTTTCCCACTATGTGCAAGTGGGAGATGTAGGAATTGGGTGCTCCCACTTGGCCTTTCACGTCCAGCCTAATTATGGCAGGACATTACAATGGCATTTAAGTGGCCATTCATTACAAGATGAGAGGCTGGCCTTTTAAAGCCAGCAAAGGGTGGCACAGATGGAAAAGCTCATGGAGAGCTCCTTCCGTTTTGTCCATAgttctaatctctctctctctcaactatCTTAGTTCTCTCTAGTCCGGCATTTAGTTTGTAGAATTTGTGAGTGTGGCTCTGGTACATTCCATCATCGACGAGGACGATTTCGGACAAACAACAACATCCGTGAAACAACCACACTTGATCTATAATTTGCCACTCGAGGTATACGCTTCCACTATGTACTCTAATCTAGTTTTTCTAGCATTGACAGTCTATGGGAGTACAAAACTAAGTTCGCAACATATCAAGGGCTTCACAATAGATGaccataatttctttttattcactTCTATAGCATAGATAATTCTCTTATTGCATAACTATTAACCATAAATTCTTACCTTGGCTGCTTTGACAAGCGTGAGGGCAACTCCAGGAGCTCCATGACACCAATGCACAAGAACATCTCTGTTTCTATCCCCTTCACTAACGAGGTAGTTGCCACTagggaagtgattattaatcaTGTACCTAAGAGTCCCCTTTACATCCTCAACCTCATCCGGTTTCAAATCCATGTCCATCAAAACATGCATTATCCCAGCCAATCCATGTGCAGCACCCCAATACTTTTCTCCATACCATTCAAACATCAATGGGCATCTTCCTCTCTTAGCCAATGCTCTTCCATTCTTGATGATTTCATTCACAACTGCACCCTAGACATGTTTAAAAGAAATCACTACCATTCCTactaaaacaactaaaaggatCTCAAATAGTTTAATAAATTGGAATGTAAGTCTTACAGTGTACGTAGAAGGAATTGTCCCGGCACCAATATGTTTGTTTATGAACGAGCATGCCCATAAGAACCCAGCTCTCCCATATAACAACTCATCAGGTAGATCTCTTGGCAGCTTAATCTATACACGAGTCATTCCAAGGATTGCAACcgacaacaaagaaacaaaaatgataaatattgtTCAACCATTGCCTCCATTAgtgaaaattcaaaacaaagtacCTCTCTAAATTGAGCCAAATAGTCATTAAGCAGCTGCTCATCACCAGCGTGCTTTGCCACCACTGCCCCAAGTGCACATACACCAGCTCGCCCACATAGAAAAGTCACACCTCTTCCATCAATGCATCAAATAATCACCATCACTCAGGTAAGCTCCCTCAAAAACTATAACGCAAATTACAGACACCAACCCTGTAATTAGGAATAATTACGAATCCTCTCCGTGTCCTTTGGAAACCACCACCAAACCCCTCTTTGGTACGGAGTAAAACATAATCTTCATCTTTCCCATCCCAATTGACGGATTATCACATGTTATACGTACGTGTCATAAATAATCATCAATTGGAACGGATAGCAAGATGATTTCATCTTCTAGCAAACCACAGGAGATTTAGTGctagttttcaaaagaaaaggaaatgattTGTAATCAAACCTAAAGGCAAAAAAatatagtttcttttttttttatagttaaaaatatatgtatatatttatatatatagtttctaaTTTTACTAATCGATATCTCATAACCTTCATCCAAACCCATAAGACATACATATCTAGATACAGACATACACACAGAGTACCTAGAATGGAAAGAAGCAGAGTCACAAGCCTTAACAATCTGAGCGCAGAGAGCAAGATCATTCTTGTTGTTAGTGATTAGGTAagctttgaaaagaaaaaaagcagtCCCAAGAGTTCCACAATACAGCGTAAAGTCTTGCACTCGTTGCCCAGTCATTCCCCACGTCTccaacaaaatctgaaacaaAACGACATACACTTGATAGGCGTGGTATAAACTCAAGGAAAGCACTTCACAAATAGAGGCGAAGGGAGAGAGTTGTATACAGTTTCTTTGAGGTCCAAAGCGGTGCGTTTAAAGCGCTCAGAGAGAGAATGATAGGGCAAGGAGAGGAGCTTCGTTAGAGAGTCATGGGCTGCAGTACTGACTTCTTGTTCTTGGGTTTCAGTTGTTGATTCTGCTATGAAGTCTGGCATCACATTCGGGAAGAAGCGGTCGCCCATTTCTCTGCTTCGCGCTTAAGAATTCAGTGGGTCGAATTTTCAgggtagagagagagtgagaaccCTGAAGGCTGGAACGCGAAGGTTAGTCTACTTTAAAAGACCGACATGTTCGAAGGATGGGAAAGAGGAGCCGATTCCTGTACTTGTAAACCGTAGCTCGTTACACATTGCTATGCTTTTCGTCGACGTGGCACGGTGGCAGACTTTTCCAATAAgattgattaaataaataaataaatcgcgtgatggtataatattttaaattataaaattatttatattttaaaataaatttaaaccattttataaaatcgtatcaatttatatatttagttcTATAAGATCTCTGTTAATCATAGTATTTCTATTTAAATcatatacaattaaaatataatatataatagaagtaattagaataaaaaattacatttacctgctaataaaagttttttttttcataaaaagagCAGATAGAGGTGACTAGCGAAATAACTCTCTCGAAACGTGACTATTAAAGTTCTTATCTACTAATAAAAAGTTAGGTTGTAacaattaatttaaaactttttaagaAATCACTTATAATGTGTTTAAGCGTTGAGGTATCCTCAATATTTTTCAACacttttcattactatttattactttattattattttttatttattttttactactattcacaattcTCCTCGACACttttcaacacccaaacacacccTTAAACAACCACTCAATCTTCAATAATCCTtcgcctaaaaaaaaaaaaaatctacaataaTCCTTCTAAACCAACTTTGCCAATCACCCTAAATCtatcaaaagaaaatacaatgTTGTAAGTCTTTTTctctttagaaaaattaaaattatccttgaaaattttaaaaagatgaaattctcctaataaattataaaaatctgaGTTTTAATAATATACCCAATATCTCCCGCAAGGCTTCTAAAGTTGGAGGGTACACTTCTCGACTCTCTATAAAGATCACGAACGTCGTGTTTCTTGCACTTTACTCCACCCGCACCAGCAAGTTATACATTTTAGCACCCACAAAGGACGAGTCTCCATTCTCTAAAATCCATACAACATCACATGTTATGAGTGTCATTTGAGACCAATGACGGAAACCCTTGACTTATGCATTTCCTCAGGACATATCCTCAAAGGCTTCAAAAGCACCACACATTATGAGTCTACTTAGGTCTCATTTTCGGAGACCCCTTCCCTATGATGACATGCACTCGATAGTTACCAAACACTAGGAGGTATCAAACAACAAGGCTTTACATTCAACAGTAGTAGGCAACATTGAAAAGTAATGAAAACAATCGTAATCAGCACCTTAGATCCTTGGCCTCTAAGCAAAGAAAATCAATTGagaattgagatctaactttaGGAATTAATTCCAATCTTGAGccaaacaataaaaagtaaaagggAAATTATTGTACAGGTACCACTGTACCACTTtcgaaaaaataatgatatataaatatatatatatatatatgttaaatgtATAAACTGTgcgcatgatttttatttaaaaaaaaaaaaaaaaaaccaacttcactataaaaaattgtgaaaatttgttttttttttaataagaatcattttttgacaaaacaATTTATGCAAGACTTAAATTTTGTCTAGCATTAGTCAAACTAAATACATGTACAataatcttcaaaataatttttccaaaaGTAAAAGGCTTGCAAAAAGTTTGACGGGGTACATAACTCAATAGGTGCATTAAAtgtaagagataaaaataaaaataaataaaaataaaataaaaaagcattaAGAGCActttgaaagttataatttaACTAATGCCCCTTAAATTTCATCTATATTGGATTAGTTAAACAAGAGTTAGTTAACATATTTTCTACAATGTATCTATCTTCCAAGTCATATATAAAGGGaagtaaatgaattttttattattttatctcttcCCAGTCCCACACGACTCGTTCCCCTTCTCCTTCCCGTgactcttctccttcttcccgCCCTCTCTCTCACACGgttctcttctccttctctcaTGCGTGTCTCTTTCTGGCAGCCACTACTTCACCTTGGCAATATTGGTCAGCTTTTTCCAACAGCTTCACCATTGGTGAGGTCCAAATCTAATCTCATCATCAAGGTAAACTTATCTGTCCTACCACTTGGTCTCAAATATTATTCCTCTCAATTTGTTTGGGTTCCAATCCTTAGTTTTAATATTTTGGTTAGATATAATTTCTTCTCCTCCATTTTTTGGGTTATGGTAGTGTGTGATCagaaatttttcttgctttcattTGGTTGGTGTTGCTTCACTGAGAAATCAAAATAATAGtggatcttttttctttttattagttattttcgTTGGTGTTgctttgtgacgcccccaactcccacgtatggacacgtgaaaattgaggcgtcggaatgatgacaacacgggtcactatcttatcgccaagtgccaagtgtgtgtacatgcaacaagtgtacaataaaatcacacAGCGGATAATATAAGTCTTATAACTCGtttaaaccacacataataaaatattacaagtctcaaatattgtttcaaaaccaaatataagacataaaaactagtagagataatttttgacataaacaactctaaatcaaaactctggcggagccgcctcctcgggctcagcttcctcctcctcctcaacatcttcatcaaaatctacggtaccaagaatggtgccgcaggtaagtaataatccaaacgccacaagataaaaatatattaaactcaacaatatgcatgaaagaatgccaaatacATATGTCCCACAAATCCACATTtttgcacgcacgccaaaaatctcatttggccccaaaaaaaattcctttaaaattcacgccaaaagtcacatttagcCCAAATCTAAATTCAAAACAAGATCCAATTAACTGAATAcaccatgacctctcctaggggtcatccgcacaccctggctcctgttgtcacaccacgggtaacgaccatgtGTGTGACTTCGAGCGATACCCAATTCCGCGCCCCGCAcatacgtagccaagcatcctctagcccctacCAGCAGAGGGCCACTAAGTCAGTacaagagcgttaccatcccgcccgctcctgTTGTCTCCcagcgataactcaggggacgtcactcagtatattacgctctcgagtgaccagatgagttccaccgagataatgcctcatctcggcttggggtcgtgatacacacgcacccgaaaatccatttacaccgataaaaccagtttttctcaatttaatacatgcacatgtatgcaccatgcaatgcacacctcaagacacaatttatctaacaaaactcaatatcaacaataatcaaacaactctgttatcaatccatccgacccccgactcctcggactcagtccggaataaccaaccagtcaatgaatttattgtaaaagcaataatatatttaaatctaaaatgaagtttggaaaatacttacaacgctatataataaataattagtaaatacGAAcaacaaacttttaaattaaaaaataaattaaaataaattacgcagcaatttaaacttaaaacgataattaatataaagaaagctctacaaaataaatttcataactaagtaaatctaattaaaataccataatttaaaataaaagaaccaatattttaattaaattaaaatactcattcagtgaaaatacacgtaaaaacgatGTATCACATGCTTGTTTCTGACTTAATGGGGTTGGTGTTGCTTCACCGTGAAATCGAAATGATACATTGATAGTGGAATGGTtcttgtttgagatattttcattgGTTAGTGTTGCTTTGCGTTGATTTGATTTGGTTGGTGTTGTTGCACTGTGGAATCAAAATTATAAGTCTGAATGGTTCTTGTTTGAGCTATTTTCATTGGTTGGTGTTGCTATTTGTTTATCTCAGTTATGCTGCATCAATCCTGAGCATTATCATGCTCTCATAAATGATTGAGAAGCTTGAAATCATCATTATATTGTGCACAATGTATTCATATGTAGATATTCACATTGGTCTGTTGGACACATTAGCATTATATTACTGCATATGTTTTTAGATTAGTGATTGCATAGGCTGTGATAATGTGGGCCACAACTATATGTATACATAAGCTTAATGTTTTCCTCTATCTTTCAAGATTACATGTGATCTAGTTTTTCACTAAATTAATGTTTGCATCTGTTTTCCTAGTGGTCTTTTGTATATGAGAGAGTTGTCTTGTGAAAATTCCTCCTCTACTACTTGGCTTTTTGAACTGTTGCtgctatattttattaaaatggtTGTTATCCTTCAGACTAAATAtgtgattttgtgattttgcgATTTTGGTTTTTCAAAATGGTTGTAAGGATGTTTCATTGCAAACCAGAATTGAATACCATTTGTTTGCAAACCTGTATCATACacttaaattaaaacatcaTGTATCTATATGTCACACTTGATACTTGGGTAATGGActggtataatattttccattTGGCTTGAATGCTCCATTCTTGTGGAAACAGTTTCCAATTTTCTATGTAGAGGAACCCAAACTTTTCACTTTTACTCATTATCTGCATATAATCTACATCTGATTTTGTAAAAGAATACTCTCTTTAAGAATGTACACCACATTTGATGAAAATCCCTTCTTTATCACTCTGTTAGAAAGTGGTGAACGAGGTATCTCCAGCACTCCAATGGGTAGCAATCATGATAATGTTGTAATCCAACTAACACGACTGGAAGGTGAAAAAAGGCTACCTAGTAAGAAATCTACGAGAGGTGTGTCTTTTACTGTATAGGAGGACAGGACAACCTCCTCATGTCGGCTTGGCTCAACATTAGTATTGTTATTCAGGGAACTTACCAAAAATCCACACAAATGTGGGATAGAATTTTAGATTATTacaatgaatataaaaaacccAACAATCCAGAACATTATGTTGTGTCACTGACCAATCAATGGTCGGTGATCCAAAAATGTACAAACAAGTTTTGTGCAACTGTAGCCCAAGTAGAATCATTGCATCCAAGTAGTGCAACAGAGCAAGACaatgtataaattttgaaaTGTTTCAAATATGCAAATTATTTAGAGAAATTACATTCTCACATTCTCCCTTGGTATATTTAGATTGAAAGTTCCAAAATCATGTATATAGAGGTTGAG
This is a stretch of genomic DNA from Carya illinoinensis cultivar Pawnee chromosome 3, C.illinoinensisPawnee_v1, whole genome shotgun sequence. It encodes these proteins:
- the LOC122303974 gene encoding lanC-like protein GCL2, with the protein product MGDRFFPNVMPDFIAESTTETQEQEVSTAAHDSLTKLLSLPYHSLSERFKRTALDLKETILLETWGMTGQRVQDFTLYCGTLGTAFFLFKAYLITNNKNDLALCAQIVKACDSASFHSRGVTFLCGRAGVCALGAVVAKHAGDEQLLNDYLAQFREIKLPRDLPDELLYGRAGFLWACSFINKHIGAGTIPSTYTGAVVNEIIKNGRALAKRGRCPLMFEWYGEKYWGAAHGLAGIMHVLMDMDLKPDEVEDVKGTLRYMINNHFPSGNYLVSEGDRNRDVLVHWCHGAPGVALTLVKAAKVFGDEEFLKAAADAAELVWNRGLLKRVGICHGISGNAYVFLSLYQLTGNLEFLYRAKAFSCFLLDRAYKLIAEGEMHGGDNPYSLFEGTGGMAYLFLDLIDPSQAKFPAYDL